A single genomic interval of Arthrobacter globiformis harbors:
- a CDS encoding SDR family NAD(P)-dependent oxidoreductase yields MTHHDTFPAERTAVLTGAASARGIGRATAEMLASQGWSVAILDIDGDAARRAAEDISSVYGVAARGVGADVSDQATVNAAIDEVEANMPHIVALANLAGISSPTEFMDETLETWERVFRINMTGTFLVTQRVLRGMIERRLGRVVSVSSISAQRGGGTYSKVAYSSSKAAIIGFTRALAREMGQHNITVNCIAPGPVDTDIMGGTLTDERKADMSRDILVGRVGTVRDIAALMAFLMGEDAGYITAATYDINGGLQIS; encoded by the coding sequence ATGACGCACCACGACACGTTCCCGGCCGAACGCACCGCGGTGCTGACCGGGGCCGCTTCCGCACGGGGCATTGGGCGGGCAACGGCGGAAATGCTCGCCAGCCAGGGCTGGTCCGTGGCCATCCTCGATATCGACGGTGACGCTGCACGGCGCGCGGCGGAGGACATCTCCTCGGTGTACGGCGTGGCGGCCAGGGGCGTTGGCGCCGACGTCTCCGACCAGGCCACCGTGAACGCCGCCATCGACGAGGTGGAGGCCAACATGCCGCACATCGTGGCGCTCGCGAACCTCGCCGGCATCAGCTCGCCCACGGAGTTTATGGACGAGACGCTCGAGACCTGGGAGCGGGTGTTCCGGATCAACATGACCGGCACATTCCTGGTCACGCAGCGCGTGCTCCGCGGCATGATCGAACGCAGGCTTGGCCGCGTTGTCAGCGTGTCCTCCATCTCCGCCCAGCGCGGTGGCGGCACCTATTCCAAGGTGGCGTACAGCTCGTCGAAGGCAGCCATCATCGGGTTCACCCGGGCGCTCGCACGGGAGATGGGCCAGCACAACATCACCGTCAACTGCATCGCTCCCGGCCCCGTGGACACTGACATCATGGGCGGCACCCTGACCGACGAACGCAAGGCGGACATGTCCAGGGACATCCTTGTGGGCAGGGTGGGCACGGTCCGCGACATCGCCGCCCTCATGGCGTTCCTGATGGGGGAGGACGCCGGCTACATCACCGCCGCGACCTACGACATCAACGGCGGCCTGCAGATTTCCTAA
- a CDS encoding DUF3618 domain-containing protein: MSENPDAIRADIEATRTRLGTNVDAVADKVTPSNIVHRQTDKVKDAVFGVKEKVMGTAEHATHSTSRSLHHAAHTTSGGVHQATDAAGNAISTAGEAIADAPHQVAAKTQGNPLAAGLIAFGAGLLVSSLIPPSQKEREAADALKTAAEPMTSQLTEAAKDMAEGWKEPAQDAMENVKATATDAAQHVKEEGQTGASDVKATATDARDHVQNT, from the coding sequence GCAACCCGCACCCGCCTCGGCACCAACGTGGACGCCGTCGCCGACAAGGTCACCCCCTCCAACATCGTCCACCGCCAAACGGACAAGGTGAAGGACGCCGTCTTCGGAGTAAAGGAAAAAGTCATGGGCACCGCCGAACACGCCACCCACAGCACCTCCCGCAGCCTCCACCACGCCGCACACACGACCAGCGGCGGGGTCCACCAGGCCACCGACGCCGCCGGGAACGCCATCAGCACCGCCGGCGAAGCAATCGCCGACGCACCCCACCAGGTCGCCGCCAAAACCCAGGGCAACCCCCTCGCCGCCGGGCTGATCGCCTTCGGCGCCGGGCTGCTGGTCTCCTCGCTGATCCCGCCCAGCCAGAAGGAACGCGAAGCCGCCGACGCCCTCAAGACCGCGGCCGAACCGATGACCAGCCAGCTGACCGAAGCGGCCAAGGACATGGCCGAAGGCTGGAAGGAACCCGCCCAGGACGCCATGGAAAACGTCAAGGCCACCGCCACCGACGCTGCCCAGCATGTCAAGGAAGAAGGCCAAACCGGCGCCTCCGACGTCAAAGCAACCGCCACAGACGCCAGGGACCACGTCCAAAACACGTAA
- a CDS encoding transglycosylase domain-containing protein, whose translation MVRKSLVSRSHTALGRLLGFVVLSCICGALVAAYFVPQIAAAGAAVSSSMNFYNGLPSELAVLPPAQTTRILTSDGKLIASFYEENRVRVPLKQMSPYVKDAVVAIEDSRFYEHSGVDPVGVLRALVSNVSGGDRQGASTLTQQYVTNVANEAKITSGREDEVVLSGEKTVGDKVREMKLAIELEKRFTKDQILEGYLNIVFFNRSAYGIEAAAQQFYSVSASKLSLAQAAMLAGLVNSPSLYDPVSNPENSLKRRNLVLDAMLAQGKINKKQHDTAAATGVDLKIRSSKQGCAAAAIAPYFCDYVSHLILNNRAYGADTEAREQKLFRGGLTITTTLDSRLQTAAQSQVNSTAGANPGKWGASLLTVQPGTGKILAMAQNTEFLPQPGKFDTQLNFNVDAKDGNGNDLNGAGGFQPGSTMKPFTFAEWLHQGRKITEEVDATRREYPLGFGWRDSCAKVVGGYSSRQRAAGLETADDLQNASAGYYRRMPANYGLYNSINTATFAEVAQLDICGIDKMVAAVGLRSGLDGSEINMHQLGNILGGTAVSPLSMATAFATFAADGRYCAPIAIQRVTDFTGRALASQQPACRAAVEPQIARGVNSVLQDVLKKGSGVYINPKVQSKVPVAAKTGTNNSNGATWVLGYTSGLTTASFFGDALNGQKRPGRNITINGKHYDRIDGYMIAGPQWANYMLKVAKMYPAKPFPKPPASMIGTGAK comes from the coding sequence ATGGTACGCAAAAGCCTGGTTTCGCGATCCCACACGGCCTTGGGAAGGTTGCTCGGGTTCGTGGTCCTCAGTTGCATCTGTGGCGCCCTTGTTGCCGCCTACTTCGTTCCCCAGATTGCTGCAGCCGGCGCGGCCGTTAGCAGCTCGATGAACTTCTACAACGGCCTCCCCTCCGAGCTTGCGGTGCTTCCGCCGGCGCAAACCACAAGAATCCTGACGTCGGACGGGAAACTGATTGCCTCGTTCTACGAGGAAAACCGGGTACGGGTTCCGCTGAAGCAGATGTCGCCGTACGTCAAGGACGCCGTGGTGGCGATCGAGGACAGCCGGTTCTATGAGCACAGCGGCGTCGACCCCGTGGGTGTCCTGCGGGCCCTGGTGAGCAACGTCTCCGGCGGGGACCGGCAGGGGGCATCCACCCTCACCCAGCAGTACGTCACCAACGTAGCCAATGAAGCAAAAATTACCTCCGGCCGTGAGGACGAGGTGGTCCTCAGCGGGGAGAAGACCGTTGGCGACAAGGTCCGGGAAATGAAGCTCGCCATCGAGCTGGAAAAGAGATTCACCAAGGACCAGATCCTCGAGGGCTACCTCAACATCGTGTTCTTCAACCGCAGCGCCTACGGCATCGAGGCGGCCGCGCAGCAATTTTACAGCGTTTCGGCCAGCAAGCTCAGCCTCGCCCAGGCTGCAATGCTGGCAGGGCTCGTCAACAGCCCCAGCCTCTACGACCCGGTCAGCAACCCGGAGAACTCGCTCAAGCGGCGCAACCTGGTCCTGGACGCCATGCTGGCGCAAGGCAAGATCAACAAGAAGCAGCATGACACCGCCGCGGCCACGGGCGTGGATTTGAAAATCCGTAGCTCGAAGCAAGGCTGCGCCGCAGCCGCCATTGCTCCCTATTTCTGCGACTATGTATCCCACCTGATCCTCAACAACCGGGCCTACGGGGCAGACACGGAAGCCCGGGAGCAGAAGCTGTTCAGGGGCGGGCTGACCATCACCACCACGCTGGACAGCCGGCTGCAGACGGCGGCGCAGTCACAGGTGAACTCCACCGCTGGAGCCAACCCGGGCAAGTGGGGAGCTTCCCTGCTGACGGTCCAGCCGGGCACCGGCAAAATCCTGGCGATGGCGCAGAACACGGAGTTCCTCCCGCAGCCCGGCAAGTTCGATACCCAGCTGAACTTCAACGTGGACGCCAAGGATGGCAACGGCAATGACCTTAACGGTGCGGGCGGGTTCCAGCCAGGATCCACCATGAAACCGTTCACGTTTGCCGAGTGGCTGCATCAGGGGCGAAAGATCACCGAGGAGGTGGACGCCACACGGCGGGAGTACCCACTGGGGTTCGGCTGGCGGGATTCGTGCGCCAAGGTGGTGGGCGGCTACAGCAGCAGGCAGCGTGCGGCAGGCCTTGAAACAGCCGACGATCTGCAGAACGCTTCAGCGGGCTACTACCGCAGAATGCCAGCGAACTACGGGCTGTACAACTCCATCAACACGGCCACGTTTGCCGAGGTGGCACAGCTGGACATCTGTGGCATCGATAAAATGGTTGCTGCTGTGGGCCTGCGAAGCGGGCTGGACGGCTCAGAGATTAACATGCATCAGCTGGGCAATATTCTCGGCGGCACTGCCGTGTCACCGCTCAGCATGGCCACCGCCTTCGCCACCTTCGCTGCCGACGGCCGCTACTGCGCGCCGATTGCCATCCAACGCGTCACCGACTTCACCGGTCGGGCGCTGGCCAGCCAGCAGCCGGCTTGCCGCGCCGCCGTCGAGCCGCAGATTGCCCGCGGCGTGAACTCGGTCCTGCAGGACGTGCTCAAGAAGGGTTCAGGCGTCTACATCAACCCGAAGGTCCAGAGCAAGGTCCCCGTGGCGGCCAAGACCGGCACCAACAACAGCAACGGTGCCACCTGGGTACTGGGCTACACCAGCGGCCTTACCACCGCATCCTTCTTCGGAGACGCCCTGAACGGCCAGAAACGGCCAGGCAGGAACATCACCATCAACGGCAAGCACTACGACCGGATTGACGGCTACATGATCGCGGGACCGCAGTGGGCCAACTATATGCTGAAGGTGGCCAAAATGTATCCGGCCAAACCGTTCCCCAAGCCCCCGGCGTCGATGATCGGCACAGGGGCCAAGTAG
- a CDS encoding DUF3846 domain-containing protein, with protein sequence MSTAHTALIVPPRLGEPLRVVPVEGPDSLKDLLGGDFESVARGDWHLYLNAEGTTGDLPANLRAAQLMHDCGLDLAGAARGPAVILGRDAKGKDTNIPEHLLRRAEELFGTPQAA encoded by the coding sequence ATGAGCACTGCACATACCGCCTTGATAGTCCCGCCCCGCCTGGGCGAACCCCTCCGGGTCGTACCCGTGGAAGGTCCGGACAGCCTGAAGGACCTGCTCGGGGGAGATTTCGAGTCCGTCGCGCGGGGCGACTGGCACCTTTACCTCAACGCCGAGGGCACCACGGGCGATCTGCCGGCCAATCTCCGCGCAGCGCAACTGATGCATGATTGCGGCCTTGACCTGGCAGGCGCTGCCCGCGGTCCGGCAGTCATCCTCGGCCGCGACGCCAAAGGCAAAGACACCAACATCCCGGAGCACCTGCTCCGCCGAGCAGAAGAACTCTTCGGAACGCCACAGGCAGCCTGA
- a CDS encoding DeoR/GlpR family DNA-binding transcription regulator — MTTAKTRREEIYHLAVTTGLASVEELSRHFRVTASTIRRDLAHLNEQGKLARTYGGAVALGAHPEPSLRQRTGEAYEQKHAIAAWAAAEVKDGESVLLDGGSTVGALAHALRGRENLSVTTPGINTLQELADSPGIQVDCLGGRLRGVSQTFVGPLAEAALERMSFDRVFLGADAVTADDGLCEADHAQTRLKELMARRGEAVYVLADSGKLGKRPFHAWAKLALPWTLVTDSGADPGQVELFREAGVQVQLVQTSQQASA, encoded by the coding sequence ATGACCACCGCCAAAACCAGGCGCGAAGAGATCTACCACCTTGCCGTCACCACGGGGCTGGCGTCTGTGGAGGAACTGTCACGGCATTTCCGGGTTACCGCCTCCACCATCCGACGGGACCTGGCGCACCTGAACGAGCAGGGGAAGCTGGCCCGGACCTACGGCGGGGCGGTGGCGCTGGGCGCACACCCCGAACCGTCCCTGCGGCAGCGGACCGGCGAGGCGTACGAGCAGAAGCACGCCATCGCGGCCTGGGCGGCCGCCGAGGTGAAGGACGGCGAGAGCGTCCTACTCGACGGCGGCTCCACTGTCGGTGCCCTGGCGCACGCCCTGCGCGGCCGGGAGAACCTGTCCGTCACCACGCCGGGCATCAACACGCTGCAGGAGCTTGCCGACTCGCCGGGCATCCAGGTGGACTGCCTTGGCGGCCGGTTGCGGGGCGTGAGCCAGACGTTCGTGGGTCCCCTCGCCGAGGCTGCCTTGGAGCGCATGAGCTTTGACCGGGTGTTCCTCGGTGCGGACGCTGTCACCGCCGACGACGGGCTCTGCGAGGCGGACCATGCGCAGACCAGGCTCAAGGAACTCATGGCCCGGCGGGGCGAGGCGGTTTATGTCCTGGCCGACTCCGGCAAGCTGGGGAAGCGCCCATTTCACGCTTGGGCAAAGCTCGCCCTGCCGTGGACCCTGGTGACGGACTCCGGCGCCGATCCGGGCCAGGTGGAGCTGTTCCGGGAGGCCGGCGTGCAGGTGCAGCTGGTGCAGACAAGCCAGCAGGCGTCGGCTTAA
- a CDS encoding GAF and ANTAR domain-containing protein: MTEAHEDTAVLQLQDILIGAGNVDGFLDGLAGFAASTLSGMAGTGVECAITLKRRRHTSTVAGSSARAIELDQIEQRVGDGPCIRALRTMAPELLNDVQADDRWPEYQKRLAENGVYSTVGVPLDIGEGASAALNFFGPAPGLFTAELFGRAVEFGEMASRTLHLSVRIGAAQARAQNLEAAMQSRTAIDVACGVIMAQNRCSQKEAMDILAKVSSNRNQKLRDVAAELLGRLSGSGVETHFE, from the coding sequence ATGACGGAAGCGCACGAAGACACAGCCGTACTTCAGCTGCAGGACATCCTCATCGGGGCCGGTAATGTTGACGGCTTCCTCGACGGGTTGGCTGGCTTCGCCGCATCCACCCTCAGCGGGATGGCGGGAACGGGCGTTGAATGTGCCATCACCTTGAAGCGGCGCAGGCACACTTCCACCGTTGCCGGCAGCAGTGCCCGAGCCATAGAGCTGGACCAGATCGAGCAGCGCGTCGGTGACGGGCCCTGCATCCGGGCGCTCCGAACCATGGCCCCGGAACTGCTTAATGATGTCCAAGCGGATGACCGCTGGCCTGAATACCAGAAGCGGCTCGCAGAGAACGGCGTGTACTCCACGGTGGGTGTTCCCTTGGACATCGGGGAGGGTGCCAGTGCGGCGCTGAACTTCTTCGGCCCCGCGCCGGGTCTTTTCACGGCGGAGCTCTTCGGCAGGGCCGTTGAGTTCGGTGAGATGGCCAGCCGCACGCTCCATCTGTCGGTCAGGATCGGGGCCGCCCAGGCGCGGGCGCAGAACCTTGAGGCTGCCATGCAGAGCCGGACTGCGATCGACGTCGCCTGCGGAGTAATCATGGCCCAGAACAGGTGCTCGCAGAAGGAAGCCATGGACATCCTGGCCAAAGTCTCCAGCAACCGGAACCAGAAGCTGCGCGACGTGGCCGCGGAACTGCTGGGAAGGCTCTCGGGATCAGGTGTGGAGACGCACTTCGAGTAG
- a CDS encoding 4-hydroxythreonine-4-phosphate dehydrogenase PdxA, with protein sequence MGLPVIRTSVDHGTAFDIAGKDIVDVRSMIEALRQAAGDVAQPSSRLSIRKSAGRR encoded by the coding sequence GTGGGCCTGCCCGTCATCCGCACGTCCGTTGACCACGGCACGGCCTTCGACATTGCGGGCAAGGACATCGTGGACGTGCGCAGCATGATCGAGGCGCTGCGCCAGGCGGCGGGAGATGTCGCCCAGCCCAGCAGCCGCCTGAGCATTAGGAAATCTGCAGGCCGCCGTTGA